In a genomic window of Gossypium arboreum isolate Shixiya-1 chromosome 9, ASM2569848v2, whole genome shotgun sequence:
- the LOC108454262 gene encoding putative lipid-transfer protein DIR1 codes for MAAAMKLISVLGLIVLISVGKVVDAAGECGKSAPDNEAMKLAPCAEAAQDENAPVSASCCAQVRKIGQSPKCLCAVMLSNTAKASGIKPEIAITIPKRCNIANRPVGYKCGAYTLP; via the exons ATGGCAGCTGCAATGAAACTCATCTCTGTTCTGGGATTGATTGTGCTTATTAGCGTGGGAAAGGTGGTTGATGCAGCAGGGGAATGTGGGAAATCAGCTCCTGATAATGAGGCAATGAAGCTAGCCCCATGTGCTGAAGCTGCACAAGACGAGAATGCCCCTGTTTCAGCCAGTTGCTGCGCCCAGGTGAGGAAAATCGGCCAAAGTCCGAAATGTCTCTGTGCCGTTATGCTCTCTAACACTGCTAAAGCATCTGGAATCAAGCCTGAGATTGCCATAACCATCCCTAAACGCTGCAACATAGCCAACCGTCCAGTCGGTTACAAATGTGGAG CATATACACTTCCTTGA
- the LOC108454261 gene encoding rop guanine nucleotide exchange factor 7-like, whose translation MPAPKLKAKSFWVSKSFRSLCYKAIESNVCCSQRLEYSGMIVNNSLFCPSPGPFEQQTEMEGLVEKEGSFKEKNESFSENGVQMGTFAELLEDKGRESSSSSDFLTSETTGHEEEHSHSSSEEGSASPPSLGWPVKENAGTEDCTSTNCSEDGKKTPLDNRKLEKQGCTISEIELMKERFAKLLLGEDMSGCGNGVCTALAISNAITNLCATLFGQIWRLEPVPPEKKAMWRREMEWLLSVSDHIVELIPSWQTFPDGSKLEVMTCRPRSDLYINLPALRKLDNMLLEILDTFTDTEFWYVDQGILAPEADGSTSFRKAFQRQEEKWWLPVSRVPPGGLHENSRKQLQHKRDCTNQILKAAMAINSITLADMEVPESYLESLPKNSRTSLGDLIYRYISSDMFTPDCLLDCLDLSSEHQAIEIANRVEASIYLWRKKSNSKPISTNRSSSKSSWDLVKDLMIDSDKREMLADRSESLLLCLKQRFPGLPQTTLDMSKIQYNKDVGKSILESYSRVLESLAFNIIARIDDVLYVDDLTKHSDQFSSLSRIGLIGQKSLSVPYSVPFPSTPYRTAFSTPNFSPAPLATPAKGDRSPFLSSSKVPQRGMGMTKVLTDYLNIDLRPKEYSNRGEGTGSGSTITQEASVSFECLTEAVSLSKLEPVPEKEP comes from the exons ATGCCTGCGCCAAAGCTAAAAGCTAAGAGCTTTTGGGTTTCAAAATCTTTTAGAAGCTTGTGTTACAAAGCTATAGAGTCCAATGTGTGTTGCTCACAGAGGTTAGAGTATAGTGGTATGATAGTAAATAACTCTCTGTTTTGTCCTTCACCTGGTCCTTTTGAACAGCAAACTGAAATGGAGGGATtggttgagaaagaaggaagctTTAAAGAGAAAAATGAAAGCTTTAGTGAGAATGGGGTTCAAATGGGAACATTTGCCGAGTTGCTTGAAGACAAGGGTAGGGAAAGTAGTTCAAGTTCTGATTTTTTAACATCTGAAACAACCGGGCATGAGGAGGAACACAGTCACAGTAGTTCCGAGGAAGGGTCTGCTTCACCACCTTCATTAGGTTGGCCTGTAAAGGAAAATGCTGGGACAGAAGACTGCACCAGTACTAATTGCAGTGAAGATGGAAAGAAAACCCCATTGGATAATAGGAAATTAGAGAAACAAGGCTGCACAATTTCAG AGATTGAGCTGATGAAGGAAAGATTTGCAAAATTGTTGCTTGGAGAAGATATGTCTGGGTGTGGAAATGGCGTTTGCACAGCCTTGGCTATTTCAAATGCCATCACCAATCTTTGTG CTACCTTATTTGGGCAAATATGGAGGTTAGAACCCGTTCCTCCTGAGAAGAAAGCAATGTGGCGTCGAGAGATGGAATGGCTTCTTTCTGTTAGTGATCACATTGTTGAGTTGATACCTTCGTGGCAGACATTCCCGGATGGAAGCAAGCTCGAG GTCATGACTTGCAGACCTCGTTCGGATCTTTACATTAATCTCCCGGCTTTAAGAAAATTGGACAACATGCTACTC GAGATATTAGATACTTTCACCGATACAGAGTTCTGGTATGTTGATCAAGGGATTCTAGCCCCAGAGGCTGATGGATCCACCTCGTTCCGAAAAGCTTTTCAACGTCAAGAGGAAAAATGGTGGCTTCCTGTGTCTCGAGTGCCACCGGGGGGACTCCATGAAAATTCAAGGAAGCAGTTGCAGCACAAACGTGATTGCACAAACCAGATCCTAAAAGCTGCCATGGCAATCAATAGTATTACTCTAGCTGACATGGAAGTCCCTGAATCATATTTGGAATCTCTTCCAAAG AATAGCCGAACGAGCTTAGGAGATCTCATTTATCGCTATATTTCATCGGATATGTTTACTCCCGATTGTCTTCTTGATTGCCTTGATTTGTCATCCGAGCATCAAGCTATTGAGATTGCCAACCGAGTGGAGGCCTCAATATATTTATGGCGGAAAAAATCAAACTCCAAACCTATTAGCACAAATCGGTCCAGTTCTAAGTCATCATGGGATTTGGTCAAGGACCTAATGATCGATTCTGACAAAAGAGAAATGCTTGCTGATCGATCAGAGAGCCTCCTGCTTTGCTTGAAGCAGCGATTCCCCGGTCTTCCCCAGACCACTTTAGATATGAGCAAAATTCAGTACAACAAG GATGTTGGAAAATCCATATTGGAGAGCTACTCGAGAGTTTTGGAAAGTCTTGCATTCAACATTATCGCACGTATTGATGATGTGCTTTATGTGGATGACTTGACCAAGCATTCAGATCAATTCTCTTCACTGTCCAGGATCGGACTTATTGGTCAGAAGAGTCTTTCGGTTCCTTACTCAGTGCCCTTCCCCAGCACTCCTTATAGAACAGCTTTTTCAACCCCAAACTTTTCACCAGCACCGCTAGCTACCCCTGCAAAGGGTGATAGATCACCATTTCTTTCAAGCAGCAAAGTTCCTCAGCGTGGGATGGGCATGACAAAGGTCTTGACAGACTATCTTAATATCGATTTAAGGCCGAAGGAATACAGTAATCGAGGTGAAGGAACAGGATCAGGTTCAACCATAACTCAAGAAGCATCAGTTTCTTTTGAATGTCTAACAGAGGCGGTGAGCTTATCTAAACTGGAGCCAGTTCCTGAGAAAGAGCCCTAA
- the LOC108455985 gene encoding glutathione S-transferase U8-like, whose amino-acid sequence MTKLTKAGVYLRPNETSKSSLYKKQETKVTLKARNKGSIMGEEVQVFGFWASPYSHRVELALSLKGVPYEYIEEDILKNKSDLLLKYNPIHKKVPVFLHKGKPIVESIVILEYIEETWKVNPILPQNPYDKAIDRFWIKFIDDKCLPAVRKATFSPENERETAVEEACECLKMLESALNGKRFFGGDAIGMVDIAANFLTIWLRTIQEATGLEVLSVEKFPDLFKWTDDFISCSVVKESLPPTDKLLSFVKASLSQ is encoded by the exons ATGACTAAGTTGACTAAAGCAGGCGTATATCTCCGCCCCAATGAAACTAGCAAATCCTCCCTCTATAAGAAGCAAGAAACCAAGGTCACCCTCAAAGCGAGGAACAAAGGTAGCATAATGGGCGAAGAAGTGCAGGTTTTTGGATTCTGGGCAAGCCCTTACAGCCACAGGGTAGAGCTGGCTTTGAGCTTGAAAGGTGTTCCATATGAATATATAGAAGAGGACATCTTAAAGAACAAGAGTGATTTACTCTTGAAATATAATCCCATTCATAAAAAAGTCCCAGTTTTTCTCCACAAAGGGAAACCAATTGTAGAGTCTATTGTTATACTTGAATATATCGAGGAAACTTGGAAAGTCAATCCCATTTTACCACAAAATCCTTATGACAAAGCCATCGATCGGTTTTGGATCAAGTTCATCGACGACAag TGCTTGCCTGCGGTTAGGAAAGCTACATTTAGCCCTGAGAATGAGCGAGAAACGGCGGTGGAAGAAGCTTGTGAGTGTCTAAAAATGCTTGAAAGTGCACTGAATGGAAAGAGATTCTTTGGTGGGGATGCGATCGGAATGGTAGACATTGCTGCCAACTTTCTTACCATTTGGCTTAGGACCATTCAAGAAGCTACGGGATTGGAGGTGTTGTCAGTGGAGAAATTCCCCGACTTGTTTAAATGGACTGACGACTTCATAAGTTGCAGTGTTGTTAAAGAAAGTTTGCCTCCTACAGACAAACTATTATCCTTTGTCAAAGCTAGTCTTTCCCAATGA
- the LOC108454384 gene encoding glutathione S-transferase U8-like, whose amino-acid sequence MGEEVKVFGYWASPYSYRAELALKLKGVSYEYINEDIFGNKSDLLLKYNPVHKKVPVLLHNGKPIVESVVILEYIEETWKHNPYLPQDPYDKATARFWIKFIDEKCFPTLWLAAWSSENEREKVTNEACEYMKTLESALNGKKFFGGETIGMVDIVASSVGYFIRVTQEIMGLNLLSADKFPQLFQWSEDFANCSIVKESLPPRDKLLPFVKGLIAKYQQDNAKA is encoded by the exons ATGGGTGAAGAAGTGAAGGTTTTTGGATATTGGGCAAGCCCTTACAGCTACAGGGCAGAGCTTGCTTTGAAGTTGAAAGGTGTTTCTTATGAGTACATAAATGAGGATATCTTTGGCAACAAGAGCGATTTGCTTTTGAAATACAATCCGGTTCATAAGAAAGTCCCAGTTCTTCTTCACAACGGAAAACCAATTGTAGAGTCTGTTGTTATTCTTGAATACATTGAGGAAACTTGGAAGCATAATCCTTATTTGCCACAAGATCCTTATGACAAAGCTACCGCTCGATTCTGGATCAAGTTCATCGACGAAAag TGCTTTCCTACCCTTTGGCTAGCTGCATGGAGCTCCGAGAATGAGCGAGAAAAAGTGACGAACGAAGCTTGCGAGTATATGAAAACGCTTGAAAGTGCGCTTAATGGAAAGAAATTCTTTGGTGGAGAAACCATTGGAATGGTAGATATTGTTGCTAGCTCTGTTGGGTATTTCATTAGGGTCACTCAAGAAATTATGGGGCTAAATCTGCTGTCAGCTGACAAATTTCCCCAATTATTCCAATGGTCTGAAGATTTCGCAAATTGCAGCATTGTTAAGGAAAGTTTGCCTCCAAGAGACAAACTACTTCCCTTTGTCAAAGGTCTCATTGCCAAATATCAGCAAGATAATGCTAAGGCCTAA